The Microbacterium luteum genome includes a region encoding these proteins:
- a CDS encoding glycosyltransferase family 2 protein yields the protein MTPHAVHAPDSILPREPRAESEPGFADDFSAVLENTTGHRSTIGCIIPAYNEEESIADVIQSLLAQTRVPDVIHVVVNNTSDATVRIASEFAGAHELETEMGEQFTEVFVHDIGKNPDKKVGALNYGYSLVEGYDYLLGVDGDTTADSRAVEYLETEAVSDSRIGGISAIYSIDDRPIKGLIGKFLIAGQRTQFAAFNLQNLLRGRNMAVLGGQFSIFSTNALREVMRQNHQSTPWVKDSEVEDSLLSLQIKSAGYLTKISPFSRADVGGMTTLRGYDAQQVKWTYGAIELMWPGQRGDTKGQPFHPNLRLRWFENFGMLTNLFVRVAFITLLAASLSINAFVFSAWWLIPVLMAVLLNLRIAYTMENRNSRDVMFAGLVFPAEIFMWIRLSHFLRSWTRFLSRKKVDNWAMQAKAEKGGGSTHWIPLILLVAVFVALAVIWSMLDPVVQSTILWIGWPIVGVVTVIQTLLMFFKLIRRHQGYKV from the coding sequence ATGACACCGCACGCCGTCCACGCGCCCGATTCCATCCTGCCGCGCGAGCCCCGTGCCGAGTCCGAGCCCGGCTTCGCCGACGACTTCTCGGCGGTGCTGGAGAACACCACCGGCCACCGGTCGACCATCGGATGCATCATTCCGGCGTACAACGAGGAAGAGTCGATCGCCGACGTCATCCAGTCGCTCCTCGCCCAGACGCGGGTGCCGGATGTGATCCACGTCGTCGTCAACAACACCTCCGATGCCACGGTGCGCATCGCGTCAGAGTTCGCCGGCGCCCACGAACTCGAGACCGAGATGGGCGAGCAGTTCACCGAGGTCTTCGTGCACGACATCGGCAAGAACCCCGACAAGAAGGTCGGCGCCCTCAACTACGGCTACTCGCTCGTGGAGGGCTACGACTACCTGCTCGGGGTGGACGGCGACACCACCGCCGATTCGCGCGCGGTGGAGTACCTGGAGACCGAGGCGGTGTCGGACTCGCGCATCGGCGGCATCTCCGCGATCTACTCGATCGACGACCGGCCCATCAAGGGCCTCATCGGCAAGTTCCTCATCGCCGGTCAGCGCACCCAGTTCGCGGCGTTCAACCTGCAGAACCTGCTGCGCGGGCGCAACATGGCCGTGCTGGGCGGACAGTTCTCGATCTTCTCCACCAACGCCCTTCGCGAGGTGATGCGTCAGAACCACCAGTCGACGCCGTGGGTCAAGGACAGCGAAGTGGAGGACTCGCTGCTGTCCCTGCAGATCAAGAGCGCCGGGTACCTCACCAAGATCAGCCCGTTCTCGCGGGCCGACGTCGGCGGCATGACCACGCTGCGCGGCTACGACGCCCAGCAGGTGAAGTGGACCTACGGTGCCATCGAGCTCATGTGGCCCGGCCAGCGCGGCGACACGAAGGGCCAGCCGTTCCACCCGAACCTGCGCCTGCGCTGGTTCGAGAACTTCGGCATGCTCACGAACCTCTTCGTGCGCGTCGCGTTCATCACCCTGCTGGCGGCGTCGCTGTCGATCAACGCGTTCGTCTTCTCGGCATGGTGGCTGATCCCGGTGCTCATGGCCGTGCTGCTGAACCTGCGCATCGCCTACACGATGGAGAACCGCAATTCGCGGGACGTGATGTTCGCCGGGCTCGTCTTCCCCGCCGAGATCTTCATGTGGATCCGGCTGAGCCACTTCCTGCGATCGTGGACCCGCTTCCTGTCGCGCAAGAAGGTCGACAACTGGGCGATGCAGGCCAAGGCGGAGAAGGGTGGCGGCAGCACCCACTGGATCCCGCTCATCCTGCTCGTGGCCGTGTTCGTCGCCCTCGCGGTGATCTGGTCGATGCTCGACCCGGTGGTGCAGTCGACGATCCTGTGGATCGGGTGGCCGATCGTGGGTGTCGTGACCGTCATCCAGACGCTGCTGATGTTCTTCAAGCTCATCCGCCGCCACCAGGGCTACAAGGTGTGA
- a CDS encoding response regulator transcription factor, giving the protein MTDPSLDLKTAVIVEDDPDIRHLLREVLEAAGFSTVSVGNGIDGVRAVMSYRPLITTLDVNMPGIDGFEAARRIRSQSDTYIIMLTGLEDEADVVLGLGSGADEYIIKPFRPREFRARIDAMLRRPRQGAPAPAAPRQDSVGPSFPGGRNTSRGAQPPGYDGDSGWGVAPAVGEGTDGSHRNGYDAPRPEIAQTPGDPATYRLPPGADAPPQWNAAEPERPAPGTDIERATHGGAVELAGPSVMTHRDLQVNPDSRVVVVGGDQLELTRTEFDLLATLMESKRRVRSKADLTLVLRGESYVTSYFVGEADKRAIEAHMTNLRRKLGDNPNNPRYIETVRGVGYRMTSELTASN; this is encoded by the coding sequence ATGACCGACCCATCGCTCGACCTCAAGACCGCCGTCATCGTCGAGGACGACCCGGACATCCGCCATCTCCTCCGCGAGGTGCTCGAGGCGGCCGGGTTCTCGACGGTGTCCGTCGGCAACGGGATCGACGGCGTCCGCGCGGTCATGTCGTATCGGCCGCTGATCACCACCCTCGACGTGAACATGCCGGGGATCGACGGGTTCGAAGCCGCGCGCCGCATCCGCTCGCAGAGCGACACCTACATCATCATGCTCACCGGGCTCGAGGATGAGGCCGACGTCGTGCTCGGGCTCGGCTCGGGCGCCGACGAGTACATCATCAAGCCCTTCCGTCCGCGCGAATTCCGTGCGCGCATCGACGCCATGCTGCGTCGCCCCCGGCAGGGCGCCCCCGCCCCGGCGGCGCCCCGGCAGGACTCGGTCGGTCCGTCGTTCCCCGGCGGCCGCAACACGTCGCGCGGCGCACAGCCTCCCGGATACGACGGCGACTCCGGCTGGGGCGTCGCCCCGGCGGTCGGCGAGGGGACCGACGGTTCGCACCGGAACGGCTACGACGCGCCACGGCCCGAGATCGCACAGACCCCGGGCGACCCCGCGACCTACCGCCTGCCGCCTGGCGCCGACGCCCCGCCGCAGTGGAACGCGGCGGAGCCCGAGCGCCCCGCCCCCGGCACCGACATCGAACGCGCCACGCACGGCGGCGCGGTCGAACTCGCGGGCCCCTCGGTGATGACCCACCGCGACCTGCAGGTCAATCCCGACAGCCGCGTCGTGGTCGTCGGCGGCGATCAGCTGGAGCTCACGCGCACCGAGTTCGACCTGCTCGCCACGCTCATGGAGTCCAAGCGTCGCGTGCGGAGCAAGGCCGACCTGACCCTGGTGCTGCGCGGCGAGTCCTACGTGACGTCGTATTTCGTCGGCGAGGCCGACAAGCGCGCCATCGAGGCCCACATGACGAACCTCCGCCGCAAGCTCGGCGACAACCCGAACAATCCGCGCTACATCGAGACGGTGCGCGGCGTCGGCTACCGCATGACCAGCGAACTGACCGCCTCGAACTGA
- a CDS encoding DUF4012 domain-containing protein → MTSPPSSPVLPHAVRVAGTVFAAVLGGLLLLAIIAAAWVGVRGFLAYGHLRDAQTTAALARDQLTDPATAADAIAEIADDTSAARGLTADPVWSAAEHLPWVGPQLAAVSTMTAAVDDVAGSALTPLVEVAGSFDVDSLRPQDGRIDLTPFTEIQDAAAAGTAELVDAADTVSAIDRDPLVTPVRTAVRELSALLAETRDGAGAVARATALLPAMLGADGPRTYLLLFQNNAEWRSLGGITGAVAAIRTDGGALSLQAQASSSDFPRYDDAVLPLDEEVLGIYGTRPGRYIQNVTQVPDFALSGALAQEMWERETGETVDGVIAVDPVALSYLLEATGPVTLPTGDELTADNAVDLLLNEVYFRYEVPAEQDAFFAAAAAAVFEAVAGGGADPAALLSALTRAGDEHRLLLWSDHEEDQELLADTTLAGGLPVTDDDTARFGVFLNDGTGSKMDYYVTADTVVGWDTCMIDDAGDAQGEATLGVTITNTAPGADSLPRYITGGGGFGVPAGTARTVGYLYLPEGWDLVDAEIDGDVGFGGGTHDGRRVLTFELDLESGEQASVFVTARPSEPGAPTVEAVSTPRIGESTRVVATCPPA, encoded by the coding sequence GTGACTTCCCCGCCCTCGTCGCCCGTTCTCCCGCACGCCGTCCGGGTGGCGGGAACGGTGTTCGCGGCCGTCCTCGGCGGGCTGCTCCTGCTGGCGATCATCGCGGCCGCGTGGGTGGGCGTGCGCGGCTTCCTGGCCTACGGTCACCTCCGCGATGCGCAGACCACGGCCGCCCTCGCACGCGATCAGCTGACCGATCCGGCGACGGCCGCCGATGCGATCGCCGAGATCGCCGACGACACCTCTGCCGCTCGCGGCCTCACCGCCGACCCGGTGTGGAGCGCGGCCGAGCATCTGCCGTGGGTGGGCCCGCAGCTCGCGGCCGTGTCGACGATGACCGCAGCGGTCGACGACGTCGCCGGGTCGGCCCTGACCCCCCTGGTCGAGGTCGCCGGGTCGTTCGACGTCGATTCGCTGCGCCCTCAGGACGGACGCATCGACCTCACGCCGTTCACGGAGATCCAGGATGCCGCCGCCGCGGGCACCGCGGAGCTCGTCGACGCCGCCGACACCGTCTCCGCGATCGACCGCGACCCCCTGGTGACGCCGGTGCGCACCGCGGTGCGCGAACTGTCCGCCCTCCTGGCCGAGACCCGCGACGGCGCGGGCGCCGTCGCGCGCGCCACCGCACTGCTGCCGGCCATGCTCGGCGCCGACGGACCGCGCACCTACCTGCTGCTCTTCCAGAACAACGCCGAGTGGCGCTCCCTCGGGGGGATCACCGGCGCGGTGGCGGCCATCCGCACCGACGGCGGAGCCCTGTCGCTCCAGGCCCAGGCTTCCTCGAGCGACTTCCCGCGCTACGACGATGCCGTGCTCCCCCTCGACGAGGAGGTGCTCGGCATCTACGGCACCCGGCCCGGCCGGTACATCCAGAACGTCACACAGGTTCCCGACTTCGCGCTGTCGGGTGCACTCGCGCAGGAGATGTGGGAACGCGAGACCGGCGAGACGGTCGACGGGGTCATCGCCGTCGACCCCGTCGCGCTGTCGTACCTGCTCGAGGCGACCGGTCCGGTGACTCTCCCCACCGGCGACGAGCTCACCGCCGACAACGCGGTGGACCTGCTGCTGAACGAGGTCTACTTCCGCTACGAGGTCCCCGCCGAGCAGGACGCCTTCTTCGCCGCCGCCGCCGCAGCCGTGTTCGAAGCCGTCGCCGGCGGAGGCGCGGACCCCGCGGCCCTCCTCTCCGCCCTCACCCGGGCCGGCGACGAGCACCGACTGCTCCTGTGGAGCGACCACGAGGAGGACCAGGAGCTCCTGGCCGACACCACGCTCGCCGGCGGACTGCCCGTGACCGACGACGACACGGCCCGGTTCGGGGTGTTCCTCAACGACGGCACGGGCTCGAAGATGGACTACTACGTCACCGCCGACACCGTCGTCGGCTGGGACACGTGCATGATCGACGACGCCGGAGACGCGCAGGGCGAGGCGACCCTCGGGGTGACCATCACCAACACCGCCCCCGGCGCCGACAGCCTGCCCCGCTACATCACCGGCGGCGGCGGATTCGGCGTGCCCGCCGGCACCGCACGGACCGTCGGCTACCTCTACCTGCCGGAGGGCTGGGACCTCGTCGACGCCGAGATCGACGGCGACGTCGGATTCGGCGGCGGAACCCACGACGGCAGGCGCGTGCTCACATTCGAACTCGACCTGGAATCCGGCGAGCAGGCGAGCGTGTTCGTCACCGCGCGACCGAGTGAACCCGGTGCACCGACGGTCGAGGCGGTGTCAACCCCCCGCATCGGCGAGAGCACCCGAGTTGTCGCCACGTGCCCGCCCGCTTAG
- a CDS encoding acyltransferase family protein: protein MTSPAQHPAATPTRYAGLDGLRAVAVALVVLYHLFPGALVPGGFVGVDVFFVISGFLITTLLLREHRSTGRISLVDFWRRRARRLLPALTLVVIACASAAWMIGGDVLVRLGAQIVGAFTFSYNWVALSGGDGYFAATTPELFRNMWSLAVEEQFYLLWPIVLPLFLMLPRSWARVITALVAATASAMWMGAVVASGGDLTRAYFGTDTHAFGLLLGVALAFGMAPLLRRLGVGDLPAWARSGGARATVSALGVAGLIGILAIASIPAGDTTATFPGALLAASVCAAMVILAGVWPGSRLGRALDAIPLRWLGDRSYGIYLWHWPLLVLLVAATTGTGPEAGVPIGVGALVLVSTLALAEASYRWVETPVRRFGFRGCARRVRAALRARAARRATALAGLATGAALVAGAGAAVAAAPAVSSGQSVVEAGAAALAAETAAASPTPAPAETSPAPVEASDATAPSPSPTPVRGDEITAVGDSVMLASAPSLLERFPGIEVDAAESRSAWAGPGILRTLEDEGRLRSVVVIGLGTNGPVDRETLDEMAAIAGPDRRIVLVNAYAPREWIPQVNDTLRAFADDRSDVSVADWSRAIDRHVDLLAGDRIHPGRPGGDVYADAVATGVDGAEYERAMRRYGEELRAFRDEHRDSRLPVPQ, encoded by the coding sequence ATGACCTCTCCAGCGCAGCACCCCGCCGCGACGCCCACGCGCTACGCGGGCCTCGACGGTCTGCGTGCCGTCGCCGTCGCCCTGGTCGTGCTCTACCACCTCTTTCCCGGCGCGCTCGTCCCCGGGGGTTTCGTCGGCGTCGACGTGTTCTTCGTCATCAGCGGCTTCCTCATCACGACCCTGCTGCTGCGCGAGCACCGCAGCACCGGACGCATCTCGCTCGTCGATTTCTGGCGCCGACGCGCCCGACGCCTGCTGCCGGCCCTCACCCTAGTCGTCATCGCCTGCGCGAGCGCGGCGTGGATGATCGGCGGCGACGTGCTCGTGCGGCTGGGCGCGCAGATCGTCGGAGCCTTCACCTTCAGCTACAACTGGGTCGCGCTCTCCGGTGGCGACGGCTATTTCGCCGCCACGACCCCGGAGCTGTTCCGCAACATGTGGTCGCTCGCCGTCGAAGAGCAGTTCTACCTGCTGTGGCCGATCGTGCTGCCGCTGTTCCTGATGCTCCCCCGGTCCTGGGCGCGGGTGATCACCGCCCTCGTCGCGGCGACGGCATCTGCGATGTGGATGGGCGCCGTCGTCGCCTCCGGCGGCGACCTCACGCGCGCGTACTTCGGCACCGACACGCACGCGTTCGGTCTGCTGCTCGGCGTCGCTCTCGCGTTCGGCATGGCGCCGCTGCTGCGTCGCCTCGGCGTCGGCGACCTGCCGGCGTGGGCACGATCCGGGGGTGCGCGCGCCACGGTGTCCGCGCTCGGCGTCGCCGGGCTGATCGGCATCCTTGCCATCGCCTCGATTCCCGCCGGAGACACGACGGCGACCTTCCCCGGCGCCCTCCTGGCTGCGAGCGTGTGCGCCGCGATGGTGATTCTCGCCGGCGTCTGGCCCGGCTCCCGCCTCGGCCGGGCGCTCGATGCCATCCCGCTGCGCTGGCTCGGCGACCGGTCCTACGGCATCTACCTGTGGCACTGGCCGCTGCTCGTGCTCCTCGTCGCCGCCACCACCGGCACCGGCCCGGAGGCGGGGGTGCCGATCGGCGTCGGCGCTCTCGTCCTCGTGTCGACCCTCGCGCTGGCGGAGGCGTCGTACCGCTGGGTGGAGACGCCGGTGCGCCGGTTCGGCTTCCGCGGCTGCGCCCGGCGCGTGCGTGCGGCGCTGCGTGCCCGGGCGGCGCGGCGCGCGACCGCGCTCGCAGGTCTCGCCACCGGCGCCGCCCTCGTCGCGGGCGCGGGCGCGGCCGTCGCCGCGGCACCCGCGGTCTCCTCCGGTCAGTCCGTCGTCGAAGCCGGCGCCGCCGCTCTCGCCGCCGAGACGGCCGCCGCCTCGCCGACCCCTGCACCCGCGGAGACCTCGCCCGCGCCCGTGGAGGCATCCGACGCCACGGCCCCGAGTCCCTCCCCCACCCCCGTGCGGGGCGACGAGATCACCGCCGTCGGCGACTCGGTCATGCTCGCTTCCGCTCCCTCCCTGCTGGAGCGGTTCCCGGGAATCGAGGTGGATGCGGCCGAGTCGCGCTCCGCGTGGGCGGGGCCGGGCATCCTGCGCACGCTCGAGGACGAAGGGCGCCTCCGCTCCGTCGTCGTGATCGGGCTGGGCACCAACGGCCCGGTCGACCGCGAGACGCTCGACGAGATGGCGGCGATCGCGGGTCCCGACCGCAGGATCGTGCTCGTCAACGCCTATGCGCCCCGCGAGTGGATCCCCCAGGTCAACGACACCCTGCGCGCATTCGCCGATGACCGCTCCGACGTGAGCGTCGCCGATTGGAGCCGGGCGATCGACCGGCACGTCGATCTGCTCGCGGGCGACCGCATCCACCCCGGGCGCCCCGGTGGCGACGTGTACGCCGACGCCGTGGCGACCGGTGTCGACGGGGCCGAGTACGAACGCGCCATGCGCCGCTACGGCGAGGAGCTCCGCGCCTTCCGCGACGAGCATCGCGACAGCCGTCTGCCGGTGCCGCAGTAG
- a CDS encoding glycoside hydrolase family 6 protein, giving the protein MTVRPAPVRRRFGMPRWLLFTLLGLAAVVTLAILAGIGSLITWGVQTLSARPPAVGTTVVAPEESKAARALDDLTAGSAEYEATAYLSEQPTTYWLTPEEDPIGTATARVSNLASEARDTGTALSVAVYGLPGRDCGSYSAGGLVEEDYATWIDEIARGLDAAPDVQKIVILEPDSLALAPECGNVEERVRQLRNAIDRLTGTNTWIYVDGGHSNWLPAADMAALIEAVDRSDAIRGFATNVSNYNHSTEEFAYAHELSDLLGGSHAIIDTSRSGAGSNGDWCNPSGRLVGEPGGTLGDEVVDTNLWVKPPGESDGTCNGGPAAGVWWPEAAVELTRDVR; this is encoded by the coding sequence GTGACTGTACGTCCGGCACCCGTGCGGCGACGGTTCGGGATGCCGCGGTGGCTGCTGTTCACGCTGCTGGGCCTCGCCGCCGTCGTCACCCTGGCGATCCTCGCCGGGATCGGTTCGCTCATCACGTGGGGAGTGCAGACCCTGTCCGCCAGACCGCCCGCCGTCGGAACGACCGTCGTTGCCCCGGAGGAGTCCAAGGCCGCCCGTGCGCTCGACGACCTCACCGCGGGCTCCGCGGAGTACGAGGCGACCGCCTACCTCTCCGAGCAGCCCACCACCTACTGGCTCACGCCGGAGGAGGATCCGATCGGCACCGCGACCGCGCGCGTGTCGAACCTCGCGTCCGAGGCCCGCGACACGGGTACGGCGCTCTCCGTCGCGGTCTACGGCCTGCCCGGACGCGACTGCGGCAGCTACTCCGCGGGCGGACTGGTCGAAGAGGACTACGCCACCTGGATCGACGAGATCGCGCGCGGCCTGGATGCGGCACCCGACGTGCAGAAGATCGTCATCCTCGAGCCGGACAGCCTGGCACTGGCACCCGAGTGCGGCAACGTCGAGGAACGCGTCCGTCAGCTGCGCAACGCCATCGATCGACTGACCGGCACGAACACCTGGATCTACGTCGACGGCGGACACTCCAACTGGCTCCCCGCCGCCGACATGGCCGCCCTCATCGAGGCCGTGGACCGCAGCGACGCCATCCGCGGGTTCGCCACCAACGTCTCCAACTACAACCACTCCACCGAGGAGTTCGCCTACGCGCACGAGCTGTCGGACCTTCTCGGCGGCTCCCACGCGATCATCGACACATCGCGCTCCGGCGCGGGCTCCAACGGCGACTGGTGCAATCCCTCCGGCCGGCTGGTGGGTGAGCCGGGCGGAACCCTCGGCGACGAGGTTGTCGACACCAACCTCTGGGTCAAGCCGCCCGGCGAGAGCGACGGCACGTGCAACGGCGGTCCCGCCGCCGGCGTGTGGTGGCCCGAAGCGGCGGTCGAGCTCACCCGCGACGTTCGCTGA
- a CDS encoding fructose 1,6-bisphosphatase → MSISSSATRRILAVGAAFGLAVSLAGCSQLAEVFNGLQQQPGVAEEPVAYASPTPLTTEDIAFDSLFTYDGSVALSTDVADQLELRLEVWAANPKRTNEWDSTTPKTFGFAVNVYDNYVDEKAVLTQKRRVYISSISITSQTAQTSGQVQNPFQFSSDPRTLVPTDTLRSDRGLLLNSYQGGLLVPETTINQLPADTYGITLEFAMTIAVEGVADDDTSFSQQTVYQYLPIAISSDATTEE, encoded by the coding sequence GTGAGCATCTCGTCGTCGGCCACGCGTCGCATCCTCGCCGTCGGCGCAGCCTTCGGGCTCGCCGTCTCCCTCGCCGGCTGTTCGCAGCTGGCCGAGGTGTTCAACGGGCTGCAGCAGCAGCCGGGCGTCGCGGAGGAGCCGGTCGCCTACGCGAGCCCCACGCCGCTGACGACCGAGGACATCGCCTTCGACTCGCTGTTCACCTATGACGGCTCCGTCGCCCTCTCGACCGACGTCGCCGATCAGCTCGAGCTGCGTCTGGAGGTGTGGGCTGCGAATCCGAAACGGACGAACGAGTGGGATTCCACGACCCCGAAGACGTTCGGCTTCGCCGTCAACGTCTACGACAACTACGTGGACGAGAAGGCCGTGCTCACACAGAAGCGACGCGTGTACATCTCGTCGATCTCGATCACCTCGCAGACCGCGCAGACGTCGGGCCAGGTGCAGAACCCGTTCCAGTTCAGCTCCGACCCGCGCACGCTCGTGCCGACGGACACCCTGCGCTCGGACCGGGGTCTGCTGCTGAACAGTTACCAGGGCGGTCTGCTCGTGCCCGAGACGACCATCAACCAGCTGCCCGCGGACACGTACGGCATCACGCTGGAATTCGCGATGACGATCGCCGTGGAGGGCGTCGCCGACGACGACACGTCGTTCTCTCAGCAGACCGTGTACCAGTACCTGCCGATCGCGATATCCTCCGACGCAACGACCGAAGAGTGA
- a CDS encoding LPXTG cell wall anchor domain-containing protein, with amino-acid sequence MTRRITRLLIAAAISIAAVAAPSAASASTIYPPAGSCTTSPATMTAGSTVTFACSGGTFSAEEPVTVTVTGENGADSTFGMIRMAISTASAGFTSTSEGALEAVRITLPANASGTYNIAAVSPTSAGGTAAASITTAEGLPTTGLDQSSLAIVWIGGGALLAAGAVLAIVAGVRRSRDRNS; translated from the coding sequence ATGACTCGCCGGATCACCCGCCTCCTCATCGCCGCTGCCATCTCGATCGCCGCGGTCGCTGCACCGAGCGCGGCGAGCGCCTCGACGATCTATCCGCCGGCCGGTTCCTGCACGACCAGCCCCGCCACGATGACCGCCGGCAGCACCGTGACCTTCGCGTGCTCGGGCGGCACGTTCTCAGCAGAGGAGCCGGTCACCGTCACCGTGACGGGAGAGAACGGCGCCGACAGCACCTTCGGCATGATCCGCATGGCCATCAGCACCGCCAGCGCTGGATTCACGTCCACCTCGGAAGGCGCGCTGGAGGCCGTCCGCATCACCCTTCCCGCCAACGCGAGCGGAACCTACAACATCGCCGCCGTCTCGCCGACCTCCGCCGGCGGCACCGCCGCCGCAAGCATCACGACGGCCGAGGGCCTTCCCACCACCGGACTCGACCAGTCGTCGCTGGCGATCGTGTGGATCGGCGGCGGAGCGCTGCTGGCAGCCGGCGCCGTGCTGGCGATCGTCGCCGGCGTGCGCCGCTCCCGCGACCGCAACTCCTGA
- the truA gene encoding tRNA pseudouridine(38-40) synthase TruA gives MRIRLDIAYDGTHFRGWARQPAHRTVQGEIEDALARVIGGTPRLVVAGRTDAGVHASGQVAHVDLDAAQTERMLSRRARAPHADPVEALAARVRGVLGAYADVTVHASRVAPEGFDARFSAVWRRYAYRLTDARAGYDPLERLRTTTVRGELDVEAMDEAARSLIGLHDFAAYCKPRDEATTIRTLLEFDWHRDTAGVLVANVKADAFCHSMVRALVGGCVAVGEGRLTAGDLAEIRDRLLRVPDVKVLAARGLTLTEVGYPADDLLAARAAQTRNRRDRD, from the coding sequence GTGCGCATCCGTCTCGACATCGCCTATGACGGCACGCACTTCCGCGGCTGGGCGCGCCAGCCCGCGCATCGCACCGTTCAGGGAGAGATCGAAGACGCACTCGCGCGCGTGATCGGTGGCACCCCGCGACTGGTCGTCGCCGGGCGCACCGATGCCGGGGTGCACGCCTCCGGTCAGGTGGCCCACGTGGACCTCGATGCGGCTCAGACGGAGCGGATGCTGTCGCGCCGCGCCCGCGCCCCCCACGCCGATCCGGTCGAGGCGCTGGCCGCGCGCGTGCGCGGCGTGCTGGGCGCCTATGCGGATGTGACCGTGCACGCCTCCCGCGTGGCGCCGGAGGGATTCGACGCCCGCTTCTCCGCGGTCTGGCGGCGCTACGCATATCGCCTGACCGATGCGCGTGCGGGATACGACCCGCTCGAACGGCTCCGCACCACGACCGTGCGCGGCGAGCTGGATGTCGAGGCCATGGACGAGGCGGCGCGGTCGCTGATCGGCCTGCACGACTTCGCGGCGTACTGCAAGCCGCGGGATGAGGCGACGACGATCCGCACGCTCCTGGAGTTCGACTGGCACCGCGACACCGCCGGGGTGCTGGTGGCCAACGTCAAGGCGGACGCGTTCTGCCACAGCATGGTGCGCGCCCTCGTGGGCGGATGCGTCGCCGTCGGCGAGGGCCGTCTGACCGCCGGTGACCTGGCGGAGATCCGTGACCGGCTCCTGCGGGTTCCCGACGTGAAGGTGCTCGCCGCGCGCGGCCTCACCCTCACCGAGGTCGGGTATCCGGCCGACGACCTGCTCGCGGCGCGCGCCGCGCAGACCCGCAACCGCCGCGACCGGGACTGA
- a CDS encoding endonuclease/exonuclease/phosphatase family protein, with protein sequence MKVISYNLRKHRAAGELAHLVEHHGADVLCLQEYDTREIPPTIGGLRLADATQRNRLGLAVYYRENSYRAVDVRSLALKKSLHDMVLKPAEERLLGVRLHDIDDGHEFIVASFHAAPLTALNSLRRHQIRTALTELTSLGEGLPALMVGDYNYPVFKENLGQKVREQGYELSLSDARTYTRYRFFRGHYDFATSIGFRVDKVRTLPQGRSDHLPILVTAHPTVGGASASAARTFAAES encoded by the coding sequence ATGAAGGTCATCTCCTACAACCTGCGCAAGCACCGGGCCGCCGGCGAGCTGGCCCATCTCGTCGAGCACCACGGCGCCGACGTGCTGTGCCTGCAGGAGTACGACACCCGCGAGATCCCCCCAACGATCGGCGGCCTGAGGCTGGCCGACGCGACGCAGCGGAACCGGCTGGGGCTCGCGGTGTACTACCGGGAGAACTCCTACCGCGCGGTCGACGTGCGCTCGCTCGCCCTGAAGAAGTCCCTCCACGACATGGTGCTCAAGCCCGCCGAGGAGCGCCTGCTCGGCGTTCGCCTCCACGACATCGACGACGGGCACGAATTCATCGTGGCGTCGTTCCACGCCGCACCGTTGACCGCGTTGAACTCCCTCAGGCGCCATCAGATCCGTACCGCGCTGACCGAGCTGACCTCGCTCGGCGAGGGTCTGCCCGCTCTCATGGTCGGTGACTACAACTACCCCGTCTTCAAGGAGAACCTCGGGCAGAAGGTGCGCGAACAGGGCTACGAGCTGAGTCTCAGCGACGCGCGGACCTACACGCGGTACCGGTTCTTCCGCGGACACTACGACTTCGCCACGTCGATCGGCTTCCGCGTCGACAAGGTGCGCACGCTGCCGCAGGGGCGGTCGGACCACCTCCCGATCCTCGTCACGGCGCATCCCACCGTCGGCGGCGCTTCCGCGTCGGCGGCGCGCACCTTCGCCGCGGAGTCCTGA